A stretch of the Notamacropus eugenii isolate mMacEug1 chromosome 2, mMacEug1.pri_v2, whole genome shotgun sequence genome encodes the following:
- the RPL38 gene encoding large ribosomal subunit protein eL38 yields the protein MPRKIEEIKDFLLTARRKDAKSVKIKKNKDNVKFKVRCSRYLYTLVITDKEKAEKLKQSLPPGLAVKELK from the exons ATG CCCCGAAAAATCGAGGAAATAAAAGACTTCCTGCTCACAGCCAGGAGAAAAGATGCCAAAT CTGTCAAGATCAAGAAAAACAAGGACAATGTGAAATTTAAGGTTCGCTGCAGCAGGTACCTGTACACATTGGTCATCACAGacaaagagaaggcagagaaacTTAAACAGTCCCTACCTCCTG GTTTGGCTGTGAAGGAGCTGAAGTGA